The proteins below come from a single Vicugna pacos chromosome 13, VicPac4, whole genome shotgun sequence genomic window:
- the CEP104 gene encoding centrosomal protein of 104 kDa isoform X2 yields the protein MPHKIGFVVVSSSGHEDGFSARELMVHAPTVSGWRSPRFCQFPQEIVLQMVERCRVRKLQLLAHQCLIPSKVEFYVGQSLPERLAPRPAERFRRLGYVSLCDNEKTGCKARELKSVYVDAVGQFLKLVFHQNHVNKYNVYNQVALVAINIIGDPADVGDESDVASREKLIDHYLGHSTEDPALEGTCTAKSDYISPLDDLAFDMYQDPEVAQIIRKLDERKREAVRKERYDYAKKLKQAVADLQKVGERLGRFEVEKRCAVEKEDYDLAKEKKQQMERYRSRVYEQLRLHDLLDAELMRRPLDLPLQPLLRSVSPHHQQLVPSLPPPGQRGAGSHLADPFLQEKPSAPAPDTSPQCPAVDQPPPTTDPPPKTQPESLPYDERPLPAIHQQPGVAAMELERSDRDSSEAPRVGAAGEPEPLTEKALREASSAVDVLGEALVAGAYSRSWSHREGALLALYEQLSETPVGTPREDLKNTLRASIFLIRRAIRDIVTPVFQASLKLLKMIITQYIPKHKLSKLETAHCVERTVPLLLARTGDTSARLRSTASNFIQEMALCKEVRSLQIIPAYLVQPLKAGSSTHLAISQTALLARLLRDLGAEGAGFTVDSVMKFSARALEHRVPEVREAAVRLILGLYAQHRAAVLEHLPPPDSATRKNVLYKTIFEGFAKIDGRPTDAEIRAQKRVATGEAEKRKKEEMTALQGQAAAPRELQAQAQARAGQEKESEAAKAQDPDTPEGKAAPPSAPEIPDSRYLDNLCIFCGERSESFTEEGLDLHYWKHCLMLTRCDHCRQVVEICSLTEHLLTECDKKASFGKCHRCSEAVVKEELPRHIKAKDCNPAKPEKLANRCPLCHENFSPGEEAWKAHLMGPAGCTMNLRRTHVLHKAPAPPPGKGPATSTVGTSGSKVGSKIPTPRGGLRRGSGRTFTKR from the exons ATGCCCCACAAGATTGGATTCGTGGTTGTCAGCTCGTCCGGACACGAAGACGGCTTCAGTGCCCGGGAACTCATGGTCCACGCTCCGACTGTCAGCGGGTGGAGGTCGCCGAG ATTTTGCCAGTTTCCACAAGAAATTGTTCTGCAAATGGTGGAGCGGTGTCGAGTGAGAAAGCTGCAGCTGCTGGCCCATCAGTGCCTGATCCCGAGCAAGGTGGAGTTCTACGTGGGCCAGAGCCTGCCCGAGCGCCTCGCACCGCGCCCGGCCGAGCGCTTTCGAAGGCTTGG GTACGTGTCTCTCTGTGACAATGAAAAGACAGGCTGCAAAGCCCGGGAACTGAAGTCCGTTTATGTGGACGCAGTGGGGCAGTTCCTGAAGCTGGTCTTTCACCAGAACCATGTCAACAAGTACAACGTGTACAACCAG GTTGCTTTGGTTGCAATAAACATCATTGGAGACCCTGCAGATGTCGGCGACGAAAGCGATGTT GCCTCCAGGGAGAAGCTGATTGACCACTACCTGGGACACAGCACGGAGGACCCAGCTCTCGAAGGAACTTGCACCGC gAAATCTGACTATATCTCCCCGCTAGACGACTTAGCTTTTGACATGTACCAGGACCCGGAAGTGGCGCAGATTATACGCAAACTAGATGAAAGGAAGCGCGAAGCCGTGCGGAAGGAGCGTTACGACTACGCTAAGAAGCTGAAGCAAGCCGTTGCCGATTTGCAGAAG GTCGGGGAGCGGCTGGGCAGGTTCGAAGTGGAGAAGCGCTGCGCGGTGGAGAAGGAGGACTACGACCTGGCCAAGGAGAAGAAGCAGCAGATGGAGCGCTACCGCAGCCGTGTGTACGAGCAGCTGCGGCTGCATGACCTGCTGGACGCCGAGCTG ATGCGAAGGCCTCTTGACCtgcccctgcagcccctcctccgCTCCGTCAGCCCCCACCACCAGCAGCTGGTGCCCTCACTGCCACCACCAGGACAACGAGGGGCAGGAAGCCACCTTGCAGACCCCTTCCTGCAGGAGAAGCCTTCGGCCCCTGCCCCAGACACTTCTCCTCAGTGCCCTGCGGTGGACCAGCCGCCGCCCACCACAGACCCTCCTCCCAAGACCCAG CCCGAGTCCCTGCCCTACGACGAGCGGCCTCTGCCCGCGATCCACCAGCAGCCCGGGGTGGCGGCCATGGAGCTGGAACGGAGTGACAGGGACAGCAGTGAGGCCCCCAGAGTGGGCGCCGCAGGCGAGCCGGAGCCCTTGACGGAGAAGGCGTTGAGAGAGGCCAGCTCTGCCGTGGACGTGCTGGGCGAGGCCCTG GTGGCCGGCGCCTACTCCAGGTCGTGGTCACACCGGGAAGGCGCGCTGCTGGCCTTGTATGAACAGCTGTCGGAGACGCCGGTCGGAACCCCGAGGGAGGACTTAAAGAACACGCTGCGGGCGTCCATCTTCCTCATCAGAAGGGCCATCCGAGACATAGTGACCCCA GTCTTCCAGGCGTCTCTGAAGTTGTTGAAGATGATCATCACGCAGTATATCCCCAAACACAAGCTGAGTAAGCTCGAAACCGCTCACTGCGTGGAGAGAACCGTTCCCCTACTGCTCGCGAGAACCGGAGACACTTCTGCCCGCCTGCGGAGCACGGCGTCCAATTTTATTCAG GAAATGGCCCTGTGTAAGGAGGTCAGGTCTCTCCAGATTATCCCAGCTTACTTGGTCCAGCCGTTAAAAGCCGGCTCTTCCACGCACCTGGCGATCAGTCAGACGGCCCTGCTGGCCCGGCTGCTGAGGGACCTGGGCGCAGAGGGCGCGGGCTTCACCGTGGACAGCGTGATGAAG TTTTCAGCACGTGCCTTGGAGCACAGAGTCCCCGAGGTCCGCGAGGCGGCGGTGCGTCtgatcctgggcctgtacgcgcAGCACCGGGCCGCGGTTCTGGAGCACCTGCCCCCGCCTGACAGCGCCACCCGCAAGAACGTTCTCTATAAAACCATTTTTGAGGGATTTGCGAAAATCGATGGCCGACCCACAGATGCGGAAATTAGG GCGCAGAAGAGAGTGGCCACAGGAGAAGCGGAAAAGCGGAAGAAGGAGGAGATGACAGCCCTGCAGGGCCAGGCGGCGGCGCCGAGGGAGCTGCAGGCCCAGGCGCAGGCCCGGGCCGGCCAG GAGAAAGAAAGTGAAGCTGCCAAGGCGCAGGATCCGG ACACTCCAGAAGGGAAAGCGGCCCCACCTAGTGCTCCAGAAATCCCAGACAGTCGCTACCTCGATAA TTTGTGTATTTTCTGCGGGGAGAGGAGCGAATCCTTCACAGAAGAAGGCCTGGATCTCCATTACTGGAAGCACTGCCTCATGCTGACGCGATGTGACCACTGCAGACAG GTGGTGGAGATATGCAGCCTGACGGAGCATTTGCTGACGGAGTGTGACAAGAAGGCCAGCTTCGGGAAGTGTCACCGCTGCAGTGAGGCTGTTGTGAAGGAAGAGCTGCCCAGACACATCAAAGCCAAAGACTGCAACC CTGCCAAACCCGAGAAGCTAGCAAACCGGTGTCCTCTGTGCCACGAGAATTTCAGCCCTGGAGAAGAG GCATGGAAGGCGCACCTGATGGGCCCTGCCGGCTGCACAATGAACCTGCGCCGGACGCACGTGCTGCACAAGGCCCCCGCGCCACCGCCAG GGAAAGGCCCAGCCACGAGCACTGTGGGGACCTCGGGGTCAAAAGTCGGCAGCAAGATCCCGACACCCAGGGGGGGCCTGAGGAGAGGCTCGGGCAGGACATTCACAAAGCGGTGA
- the CEP104 gene encoding centrosomal protein of 104 kDa isoform X1 produces the protein MPHKIGFVVVSSSGHEDGFSARELMVHAPTVSGWRSPRFCQFPQEIVLQMVERCRVRKLQLLAHQCLIPSKVEFYVGQSLPERLAPRPAERFRRLGYVSLCDNEKTGCKARELKSVYVDAVGQFLKLVFHQNHVNKYNVYNQVALVAINIIGDPADVGDESDVASREKLIDHYLGHSTEDPALEGTCTAKSDYISPLDDLAFDMYQDPEVAQIIRKLDERKREAVRKERYDYAKKLKQAVADLQKVGERLGRFEVEKRCAVEKEDYDLAKEKKQQMERYRSRVYEQLRLHDLLDAELMRRPLDLPLQPLLRSVSPHHQQLVPSLPPPGQRGAGSHLADPFLQEKPSAPAPDTSPQCPAVDQPPPTTDPPPKTQVSPERQARGCRPGSAGGEDGAEPCSHPVLLQPESLPYDERPLPAIHQQPGVAAMELERSDRDSSEAPRVGAAGEPEPLTEKALREASSAVDVLGEALVAGAYSRSWSHREGALLALYEQLSETPVGTPREDLKNTLRASIFLIRRAIRDIVTPVFQASLKLLKMIITQYIPKHKLSKLETAHCVERTVPLLLARTGDTSARLRSTASNFIQEMALCKEVRSLQIIPAYLVQPLKAGSSTHLAISQTALLARLLRDLGAEGAGFTVDSVMKFSARALEHRVPEVREAAVRLILGLYAQHRAAVLEHLPPPDSATRKNVLYKTIFEGFAKIDGRPTDAEIRAQKRVATGEAEKRKKEEMTALQGQAAAPRELQAQAQARAGQEKESEAAKAQDPDTPEGKAAPPSAPEIPDSRYLDNLCIFCGERSESFTEEGLDLHYWKHCLMLTRCDHCRQVVEICSLTEHLLTECDKKASFGKCHRCSEAVVKEELPRHIKAKDCNPAKPEKLANRCPLCHENFSPGEEAWKAHLMGPAGCTMNLRRTHVLHKAPAPPPGKGPATSTVGTSGSKVGSKIPTPRGGLRRGSGRTFTKR, from the exons ATGCCCCACAAGATTGGATTCGTGGTTGTCAGCTCGTCCGGACACGAAGACGGCTTCAGTGCCCGGGAACTCATGGTCCACGCTCCGACTGTCAGCGGGTGGAGGTCGCCGAG ATTTTGCCAGTTTCCACAAGAAATTGTTCTGCAAATGGTGGAGCGGTGTCGAGTGAGAAAGCTGCAGCTGCTGGCCCATCAGTGCCTGATCCCGAGCAAGGTGGAGTTCTACGTGGGCCAGAGCCTGCCCGAGCGCCTCGCACCGCGCCCGGCCGAGCGCTTTCGAAGGCTTGG GTACGTGTCTCTCTGTGACAATGAAAAGACAGGCTGCAAAGCCCGGGAACTGAAGTCCGTTTATGTGGACGCAGTGGGGCAGTTCCTGAAGCTGGTCTTTCACCAGAACCATGTCAACAAGTACAACGTGTACAACCAG GTTGCTTTGGTTGCAATAAACATCATTGGAGACCCTGCAGATGTCGGCGACGAAAGCGATGTT GCCTCCAGGGAGAAGCTGATTGACCACTACCTGGGACACAGCACGGAGGACCCAGCTCTCGAAGGAACTTGCACCGC gAAATCTGACTATATCTCCCCGCTAGACGACTTAGCTTTTGACATGTACCAGGACCCGGAAGTGGCGCAGATTATACGCAAACTAGATGAAAGGAAGCGCGAAGCCGTGCGGAAGGAGCGTTACGACTACGCTAAGAAGCTGAAGCAAGCCGTTGCCGATTTGCAGAAG GTCGGGGAGCGGCTGGGCAGGTTCGAAGTGGAGAAGCGCTGCGCGGTGGAGAAGGAGGACTACGACCTGGCCAAGGAGAAGAAGCAGCAGATGGAGCGCTACCGCAGCCGTGTGTACGAGCAGCTGCGGCTGCATGACCTGCTGGACGCCGAGCTG ATGCGAAGGCCTCTTGACCtgcccctgcagcccctcctccgCTCCGTCAGCCCCCACCACCAGCAGCTGGTGCCCTCACTGCCACCACCAGGACAACGAGGGGCAGGAAGCCACCTTGCAGACCCCTTCCTGCAGGAGAAGCCTTCGGCCCCTGCCCCAGACACTTCTCCTCAGTGCCCTGCGGTGGACCAGCCGCCGCCCACCACAGACCCTCCTCCCAAGACCCAG GTGAGTCCAGAGCGGCAAGCCCGCGGGTGCAGACCCGGATCGGCAGGTGGGGAGGACGGCGCTGAGCCCTGCAGCCACCCTGTCCTCCTGCAGCCCGAGTCCCTGCCCTACGACGAGCGGCCTCTGCCCGCGATCCACCAGCAGCCCGGGGTGGCGGCCATGGAGCTGGAACGGAGTGACAGGGACAGCAGTGAGGCCCCCAGAGTGGGCGCCGCAGGCGAGCCGGAGCCCTTGACGGAGAAGGCGTTGAGAGAGGCCAGCTCTGCCGTGGACGTGCTGGGCGAGGCCCTG GTGGCCGGCGCCTACTCCAGGTCGTGGTCACACCGGGAAGGCGCGCTGCTGGCCTTGTATGAACAGCTGTCGGAGACGCCGGTCGGAACCCCGAGGGAGGACTTAAAGAACACGCTGCGGGCGTCCATCTTCCTCATCAGAAGGGCCATCCGAGACATAGTGACCCCA GTCTTCCAGGCGTCTCTGAAGTTGTTGAAGATGATCATCACGCAGTATATCCCCAAACACAAGCTGAGTAAGCTCGAAACCGCTCACTGCGTGGAGAGAACCGTTCCCCTACTGCTCGCGAGAACCGGAGACACTTCTGCCCGCCTGCGGAGCACGGCGTCCAATTTTATTCAG GAAATGGCCCTGTGTAAGGAGGTCAGGTCTCTCCAGATTATCCCAGCTTACTTGGTCCAGCCGTTAAAAGCCGGCTCTTCCACGCACCTGGCGATCAGTCAGACGGCCCTGCTGGCCCGGCTGCTGAGGGACCTGGGCGCAGAGGGCGCGGGCTTCACCGTGGACAGCGTGATGAAG TTTTCAGCACGTGCCTTGGAGCACAGAGTCCCCGAGGTCCGCGAGGCGGCGGTGCGTCtgatcctgggcctgtacgcgcAGCACCGGGCCGCGGTTCTGGAGCACCTGCCCCCGCCTGACAGCGCCACCCGCAAGAACGTTCTCTATAAAACCATTTTTGAGGGATTTGCGAAAATCGATGGCCGACCCACAGATGCGGAAATTAGG GCGCAGAAGAGAGTGGCCACAGGAGAAGCGGAAAAGCGGAAGAAGGAGGAGATGACAGCCCTGCAGGGCCAGGCGGCGGCGCCGAGGGAGCTGCAGGCCCAGGCGCAGGCCCGGGCCGGCCAG GAGAAAGAAAGTGAAGCTGCCAAGGCGCAGGATCCGG ACACTCCAGAAGGGAAAGCGGCCCCACCTAGTGCTCCAGAAATCCCAGACAGTCGCTACCTCGATAA TTTGTGTATTTTCTGCGGGGAGAGGAGCGAATCCTTCACAGAAGAAGGCCTGGATCTCCATTACTGGAAGCACTGCCTCATGCTGACGCGATGTGACCACTGCAGACAG GTGGTGGAGATATGCAGCCTGACGGAGCATTTGCTGACGGAGTGTGACAAGAAGGCCAGCTTCGGGAAGTGTCACCGCTGCAGTGAGGCTGTTGTGAAGGAAGAGCTGCCCAGACACATCAAAGCCAAAGACTGCAACC CTGCCAAACCCGAGAAGCTAGCAAACCGGTGTCCTCTGTGCCACGAGAATTTCAGCCCTGGAGAAGAG GCATGGAAGGCGCACCTGATGGGCCCTGCCGGCTGCACAATGAACCTGCGCCGGACGCACGTGCTGCACAAGGCCCCCGCGCCACCGCCAG GGAAAGGCCCAGCCACGAGCACTGTGGGGACCTCGGGGTCAAAAGTCGGCAGCAAGATCCCGACACCCAGGGGGGGCCTGAGGAGAGGCTCGGGCAGGACATTCACAAAGCGGTGA
- the CEP104 gene encoding centrosomal protein of 104 kDa isoform X4 codes for MYQDPEVAQIIRKLDERKREAVRKERYDYAKKLKQAVADLQKVGERLGRFEVEKRCAVEKEDYDLAKEKKQQMERYRSRVYEQLRLHDLLDAELMRRPLDLPLQPLLRSVSPHHQQLVPSLPPPGQRGAGSHLADPFLQEKPSAPAPDTSPQCPAVDQPPPTTDPPPKTQVSPERQARGCRPGSAGGEDGAEPCSHPVLLQPESLPYDERPLPAIHQQPGVAAMELERSDRDSSEAPRVGAAGEPEPLTEKALREASSAVDVLGEALVAGAYSRSWSHREGALLALYEQLSETPVGTPREDLKNTLRASIFLIRRAIRDIVTPVFQASLKLLKMIITQYIPKHKLSKLETAHCVERTVPLLLARTGDTSARLRSTASNFIQEMALCKEVRSLQIIPAYLVQPLKAGSSTHLAISQTALLARLLRDLGAEGAGFTVDSVMKFSARALEHRVPEVREAAVRLILGLYAQHRAAVLEHLPPPDSATRKNVLYKTIFEGFAKIDGRPTDAEIRAQKRVATGEAEKRKKEEMTALQGQAAAPRELQAQAQARAGQEKESEAAKAQDPDTPEGKAAPPSAPEIPDSRYLDNLCIFCGERSESFTEEGLDLHYWKHCLMLTRCDHCRQVVEICSLTEHLLTECDKKASFGKCHRCSEAVVKEELPRHIKAKDCNPAKPEKLANRCPLCHENFSPGEEAWKAHLMGPAGCTMNLRRTHVLHKAPAPPPGKGPATSTVGTSGSKVGSKIPTPRGGLRRGSGRTFTKR; via the exons ATGTACCAGGACCCGGAAGTGGCGCAGATTATACGCAAACTAGATGAAAGGAAGCGCGAAGCCGTGCGGAAGGAGCGTTACGACTACGCTAAGAAGCTGAAGCAAGCCGTTGCCGATTTGCAGAAG GTCGGGGAGCGGCTGGGCAGGTTCGAAGTGGAGAAGCGCTGCGCGGTGGAGAAGGAGGACTACGACCTGGCCAAGGAGAAGAAGCAGCAGATGGAGCGCTACCGCAGCCGTGTGTACGAGCAGCTGCGGCTGCATGACCTGCTGGACGCCGAGCTG ATGCGAAGGCCTCTTGACCtgcccctgcagcccctcctccgCTCCGTCAGCCCCCACCACCAGCAGCTGGTGCCCTCACTGCCACCACCAGGACAACGAGGGGCAGGAAGCCACCTTGCAGACCCCTTCCTGCAGGAGAAGCCTTCGGCCCCTGCCCCAGACACTTCTCCTCAGTGCCCTGCGGTGGACCAGCCGCCGCCCACCACAGACCCTCCTCCCAAGACCCAG GTGAGTCCAGAGCGGCAAGCCCGCGGGTGCAGACCCGGATCGGCAGGTGGGGAGGACGGCGCTGAGCCCTGCAGCCACCCTGTCCTCCTGCAGCCCGAGTCCCTGCCCTACGACGAGCGGCCTCTGCCCGCGATCCACCAGCAGCCCGGGGTGGCGGCCATGGAGCTGGAACGGAGTGACAGGGACAGCAGTGAGGCCCCCAGAGTGGGCGCCGCAGGCGAGCCGGAGCCCTTGACGGAGAAGGCGTTGAGAGAGGCCAGCTCTGCCGTGGACGTGCTGGGCGAGGCCCTG GTGGCCGGCGCCTACTCCAGGTCGTGGTCACACCGGGAAGGCGCGCTGCTGGCCTTGTATGAACAGCTGTCGGAGACGCCGGTCGGAACCCCGAGGGAGGACTTAAAGAACACGCTGCGGGCGTCCATCTTCCTCATCAGAAGGGCCATCCGAGACATAGTGACCCCA GTCTTCCAGGCGTCTCTGAAGTTGTTGAAGATGATCATCACGCAGTATATCCCCAAACACAAGCTGAGTAAGCTCGAAACCGCTCACTGCGTGGAGAGAACCGTTCCCCTACTGCTCGCGAGAACCGGAGACACTTCTGCCCGCCTGCGGAGCACGGCGTCCAATTTTATTCAG GAAATGGCCCTGTGTAAGGAGGTCAGGTCTCTCCAGATTATCCCAGCTTACTTGGTCCAGCCGTTAAAAGCCGGCTCTTCCACGCACCTGGCGATCAGTCAGACGGCCCTGCTGGCCCGGCTGCTGAGGGACCTGGGCGCAGAGGGCGCGGGCTTCACCGTGGACAGCGTGATGAAG TTTTCAGCACGTGCCTTGGAGCACAGAGTCCCCGAGGTCCGCGAGGCGGCGGTGCGTCtgatcctgggcctgtacgcgcAGCACCGGGCCGCGGTTCTGGAGCACCTGCCCCCGCCTGACAGCGCCACCCGCAAGAACGTTCTCTATAAAACCATTTTTGAGGGATTTGCGAAAATCGATGGCCGACCCACAGATGCGGAAATTAGG GCGCAGAAGAGAGTGGCCACAGGAGAAGCGGAAAAGCGGAAGAAGGAGGAGATGACAGCCCTGCAGGGCCAGGCGGCGGCGCCGAGGGAGCTGCAGGCCCAGGCGCAGGCCCGGGCCGGCCAG GAGAAAGAAAGTGAAGCTGCCAAGGCGCAGGATCCGG ACACTCCAGAAGGGAAAGCGGCCCCACCTAGTGCTCCAGAAATCCCAGACAGTCGCTACCTCGATAA TTTGTGTATTTTCTGCGGGGAGAGGAGCGAATCCTTCACAGAAGAAGGCCTGGATCTCCATTACTGGAAGCACTGCCTCATGCTGACGCGATGTGACCACTGCAGACAG GTGGTGGAGATATGCAGCCTGACGGAGCATTTGCTGACGGAGTGTGACAAGAAGGCCAGCTTCGGGAAGTGTCACCGCTGCAGTGAGGCTGTTGTGAAGGAAGAGCTGCCCAGACACATCAAAGCCAAAGACTGCAACC CTGCCAAACCCGAGAAGCTAGCAAACCGGTGTCCTCTGTGCCACGAGAATTTCAGCCCTGGAGAAGAG GCATGGAAGGCGCACCTGATGGGCCCTGCCGGCTGCACAATGAACCTGCGCCGGACGCACGTGCTGCACAAGGCCCCCGCGCCACCGCCAG GGAAAGGCCCAGCCACGAGCACTGTGGGGACCTCGGGGTCAAAAGTCGGCAGCAAGATCCCGACACCCAGGGGGGGCCTGAGGAGAGGCTCGGGCAGGACATTCACAAAGCGGTGA
- the CEP104 gene encoding centrosomal protein of 104 kDa isoform X3, with translation MPHKIGFVVVSSSGHEDGFSARELMVHAPTVSGWRSPRFCQFPQEIVLQMVERCRVRKLQLLAHQCLIPSKVEFYVGQSLPERLAPRPAERFRRLGYVSLCDNEKTGCKARELKSVYVDAVGQFLKLVFHQNHVNKYNVYNQVALVAINIIGDPADVGDESDVASREKLIDHYLGHSTEDPALEGTCTAKSDYISPLDDLAFDMYQDPEVAQIIRKLDERKREAVRKERYDYAKKLKQAVADLQKMRRPLDLPLQPLLRSVSPHHQQLVPSLPPPGQRGAGSHLADPFLQEKPSAPAPDTSPQCPAVDQPPPTTDPPPKTQVSPERQARGCRPGSAGGEDGAEPCSHPVLLQPESLPYDERPLPAIHQQPGVAAMELERSDRDSSEAPRVGAAGEPEPLTEKALREASSAVDVLGEALVAGAYSRSWSHREGALLALYEQLSETPVGTPREDLKNTLRASIFLIRRAIRDIVTPVFQASLKLLKMIITQYIPKHKLSKLETAHCVERTVPLLLARTGDTSARLRSTASNFIQEMALCKEVRSLQIIPAYLVQPLKAGSSTHLAISQTALLARLLRDLGAEGAGFTVDSVMKFSARALEHRVPEVREAAVRLILGLYAQHRAAVLEHLPPPDSATRKNVLYKTIFEGFAKIDGRPTDAEIRAQKRVATGEAEKRKKEEMTALQGQAAAPRELQAQAQARAGQEKESEAAKAQDPDTPEGKAAPPSAPEIPDSRYLDNLCIFCGERSESFTEEGLDLHYWKHCLMLTRCDHCRQVVEICSLTEHLLTECDKKASFGKCHRCSEAVVKEELPRHIKAKDCNPAKPEKLANRCPLCHENFSPGEEAWKAHLMGPAGCTMNLRRTHVLHKAPAPPPGKGPATSTVGTSGSKVGSKIPTPRGGLRRGSGRTFTKR, from the exons ATGCCCCACAAGATTGGATTCGTGGTTGTCAGCTCGTCCGGACACGAAGACGGCTTCAGTGCCCGGGAACTCATGGTCCACGCTCCGACTGTCAGCGGGTGGAGGTCGCCGAG ATTTTGCCAGTTTCCACAAGAAATTGTTCTGCAAATGGTGGAGCGGTGTCGAGTGAGAAAGCTGCAGCTGCTGGCCCATCAGTGCCTGATCCCGAGCAAGGTGGAGTTCTACGTGGGCCAGAGCCTGCCCGAGCGCCTCGCACCGCGCCCGGCCGAGCGCTTTCGAAGGCTTGG GTACGTGTCTCTCTGTGACAATGAAAAGACAGGCTGCAAAGCCCGGGAACTGAAGTCCGTTTATGTGGACGCAGTGGGGCAGTTCCTGAAGCTGGTCTTTCACCAGAACCATGTCAACAAGTACAACGTGTACAACCAG GTTGCTTTGGTTGCAATAAACATCATTGGAGACCCTGCAGATGTCGGCGACGAAAGCGATGTT GCCTCCAGGGAGAAGCTGATTGACCACTACCTGGGACACAGCACGGAGGACCCAGCTCTCGAAGGAACTTGCACCGC gAAATCTGACTATATCTCCCCGCTAGACGACTTAGCTTTTGACATGTACCAGGACCCGGAAGTGGCGCAGATTATACGCAAACTAGATGAAAGGAAGCGCGAAGCCGTGCGGAAGGAGCGTTACGACTACGCTAAGAAGCTGAAGCAAGCCGTTGCCGATTTGCAGAAG ATGCGAAGGCCTCTTGACCtgcccctgcagcccctcctccgCTCCGTCAGCCCCCACCACCAGCAGCTGGTGCCCTCACTGCCACCACCAGGACAACGAGGGGCAGGAAGCCACCTTGCAGACCCCTTCCTGCAGGAGAAGCCTTCGGCCCCTGCCCCAGACACTTCTCCTCAGTGCCCTGCGGTGGACCAGCCGCCGCCCACCACAGACCCTCCTCCCAAGACCCAG GTGAGTCCAGAGCGGCAAGCCCGCGGGTGCAGACCCGGATCGGCAGGTGGGGAGGACGGCGCTGAGCCCTGCAGCCACCCTGTCCTCCTGCAGCCCGAGTCCCTGCCCTACGACGAGCGGCCTCTGCCCGCGATCCACCAGCAGCCCGGGGTGGCGGCCATGGAGCTGGAACGGAGTGACAGGGACAGCAGTGAGGCCCCCAGAGTGGGCGCCGCAGGCGAGCCGGAGCCCTTGACGGAGAAGGCGTTGAGAGAGGCCAGCTCTGCCGTGGACGTGCTGGGCGAGGCCCTG GTGGCCGGCGCCTACTCCAGGTCGTGGTCACACCGGGAAGGCGCGCTGCTGGCCTTGTATGAACAGCTGTCGGAGACGCCGGTCGGAACCCCGAGGGAGGACTTAAAGAACACGCTGCGGGCGTCCATCTTCCTCATCAGAAGGGCCATCCGAGACATAGTGACCCCA GTCTTCCAGGCGTCTCTGAAGTTGTTGAAGATGATCATCACGCAGTATATCCCCAAACACAAGCTGAGTAAGCTCGAAACCGCTCACTGCGTGGAGAGAACCGTTCCCCTACTGCTCGCGAGAACCGGAGACACTTCTGCCCGCCTGCGGAGCACGGCGTCCAATTTTATTCAG GAAATGGCCCTGTGTAAGGAGGTCAGGTCTCTCCAGATTATCCCAGCTTACTTGGTCCAGCCGTTAAAAGCCGGCTCTTCCACGCACCTGGCGATCAGTCAGACGGCCCTGCTGGCCCGGCTGCTGAGGGACCTGGGCGCAGAGGGCGCGGGCTTCACCGTGGACAGCGTGATGAAG TTTTCAGCACGTGCCTTGGAGCACAGAGTCCCCGAGGTCCGCGAGGCGGCGGTGCGTCtgatcctgggcctgtacgcgcAGCACCGGGCCGCGGTTCTGGAGCACCTGCCCCCGCCTGACAGCGCCACCCGCAAGAACGTTCTCTATAAAACCATTTTTGAGGGATTTGCGAAAATCGATGGCCGACCCACAGATGCGGAAATTAGG GCGCAGAAGAGAGTGGCCACAGGAGAAGCGGAAAAGCGGAAGAAGGAGGAGATGACAGCCCTGCAGGGCCAGGCGGCGGCGCCGAGGGAGCTGCAGGCCCAGGCGCAGGCCCGGGCCGGCCAG GAGAAAGAAAGTGAAGCTGCCAAGGCGCAGGATCCGG ACACTCCAGAAGGGAAAGCGGCCCCACCTAGTGCTCCAGAAATCCCAGACAGTCGCTACCTCGATAA TTTGTGTATTTTCTGCGGGGAGAGGAGCGAATCCTTCACAGAAGAAGGCCTGGATCTCCATTACTGGAAGCACTGCCTCATGCTGACGCGATGTGACCACTGCAGACAG GTGGTGGAGATATGCAGCCTGACGGAGCATTTGCTGACGGAGTGTGACAAGAAGGCCAGCTTCGGGAAGTGTCACCGCTGCAGTGAGGCTGTTGTGAAGGAAGAGCTGCCCAGACACATCAAAGCCAAAGACTGCAACC CTGCCAAACCCGAGAAGCTAGCAAACCGGTGTCCTCTGTGCCACGAGAATTTCAGCCCTGGAGAAGAG GCATGGAAGGCGCACCTGATGGGCCCTGCCGGCTGCACAATGAACCTGCGCCGGACGCACGTGCTGCACAAGGCCCCCGCGCCACCGCCAG GGAAAGGCCCAGCCACGAGCACTGTGGGGACCTCGGGGTCAAAAGTCGGCAGCAAGATCCCGACACCCAGGGGGGGCCTGAGGAGAGGCTCGGGCAGGACATTCACAAAGCGGTGA